The Neoarius graeffei isolate fNeoGra1 chromosome 12, fNeoGra1.pri, whole genome shotgun sequence genome window below encodes:
- the snx12 gene encoding sorting nexin-12 isoform X2, whose amino-acid sequence MSTEPTVADTRRLNSKPQDLMDAYGPPSNFLEIDVYDPQTIGVGRNRFTTYEVRMRTNLPIFKLKESCVRRRYSDFEWLKNELERDSKIVVPPLPGKALKRQLPFRGDEGIFEESFIEERRVGLEQFINRIAGHPLAQNERCLHMFLQEESIDRNYIPGKV is encoded by the exons ATGTCTACTGAACCCACTGTGGCCGACACTCGCCGGTTAAACTCCAAGCCGCAGGACCTGATGGACGCGTACGGACCTCCGAGCAATTTTCTGGAAATCGACGTCTATGATCCGCAAACTATCGGAGTCGGACGGAACCGGTTCACCACTTATGAAGTCCGGATGCGG ACCAACCTCCCCATTTTCAAGTTGAAAGAATCTTGTGTACGAAGAAGGTACAGCGACTTCGAGTGGCTGAAAAATGAGCTGGAAAGAGACAGTAAG ATCGTCGTGCCTCCTCTGCCTGGGAAGGCACTGAAGAGACAGCTCCCTTTCCGTGGAGATGAGGGAATATTTGAAGAGTCGTTCATTGAAGAGAGAAGAGTTGGACTTGAACAGTTCATCAACAG AATTGCTGGTCATCCCTTGGCTCAGAATGAGCGCTGTCTTCACATGTTCCTGCAGGAGGAGAGCATCGATCGCAACTACATCCCTGGAAAA GTATGA
- the snx12 gene encoding sorting nexin-12 isoform X1, with protein sequence MSTEPTVADTRRLNSKPQDLMDAYGPPSNFLEIDVYDPQTIGVGRNRFTTYEVRMRTNLPIFKLKESCVRRRYSDFEWLKNELERDSKIVVPPLPGKALKRQLPFRGDEGIFEESFIEERRVGLEQFINRIAGHPLAQNERCLHMFLQEESIDRNYIPGKADDRVSARKTQRAFK encoded by the exons ATGTCTACTGAACCCACTGTGGCCGACACTCGCCGGTTAAACTCCAAGCCGCAGGACCTGATGGACGCGTACGGACCTCCGAGCAATTTTCTGGAAATCGACGTCTATGATCCGCAAACTATCGGAGTCGGACGGAACCGGTTCACCACTTATGAAGTCCGGATGCGG ACCAACCTCCCCATTTTCAAGTTGAAAGAATCTTGTGTACGAAGAAGGTACAGCGACTTCGAGTGGCTGAAAAATGAGCTGGAAAGAGACAGTAAG ATCGTCGTGCCTCCTCTGCCTGGGAAGGCACTGAAGAGACAGCTCCCTTTCCGTGGAGATGAGGGAATATTTGAAGAGTCGTTCATTGAAGAGAGAAGAGTTGGACTTGAACAGTTCATCAACAG AATTGCTGGTCATCCCTTGGCTCAGAATGAGCGCTGTCTTCACATGTTCCTGCAGGAGGAGAGCATCGATCGCAACTACATCCCTGGAAAA GCAGATGATCGGGTCAGTGCCAGGAAAACGCAGAGGGCGTTCAAGTAG